A stretch of the Aspergillus puulaauensis MK2 DNA, chromosome 6, nearly complete sequence genome encodes the following:
- a CDS encoding metallophosphatase domain-containing protein (COG:S;~EggNog:ENOG410PKXF;~InterPro:IPR004843,IPR029052;~PFAM:PF00149,PF12850;~go_function: GO:0016787 - hydrolase activity [Evidence IEA]) → MLQRDNSPFFEICVTHVHRHAMASSCSPTSCLNIKTRFLVLSDTHGHEIPPEYFEHQADVAIHCGDLTTESKIEEFSSAINILRSIKAPLKLVIAGNHDFTLDIPIFQRKVAEVNPPLDPQLVKREYGDYGEIRKLFNQAGTSGIVLLDEGTHHFTLANGASLKVYASPYTPSLGDWGFQYRPDTGHNFEISNDVDLVMTHGPPRGIMDTTYSRERAGCPNLFAAIARAQPRMHFFGHIHEGWGAKMVAWRERISVAPSHLTDIDNGRTTVVDNLSRLNPGTRVRKTSLYEVSPVLSQSGSQTLFVNAAVEGTEESPVQPLWLVDFGLPPAV, encoded by the coding sequence ATGCTACAACGTGACAACTCCCCTTTCTTTGAAATTTGCGTCACCCACGTACATCGTCACGCCATGGCTTCTTCGTGCAGCCCAACCTCATGTCTCAACATCAAAACACGTTTTCTCGTCCTCTCTGATACCCATGGCCACGAAATACCACCGGAGTACTTTGAGCACCAGGCCGACGTAGCCATCCACTGCGGCGACTTGACCACAGAATCTAAAATCGAAGAATTTAGCTCCGCCATCAACATACTTCGCAGTATAAAGGCCCCCCTCAAGCTGGTCATTGCTGGCAACCACGACTTCACCCTGGATATCCCTATATTCCAACGGAAAGTCGCAGAGGTAAACCCACCCCTGGACCCGCAGTTAGTCAAAAGAGAATACGGTGACTATGGGGAGATTAGGAAGTTGTTTAACCAAGCTGGCACAAGCGGCATTGTTCTCCTCGACGAAGGCACCCATCACTTTACTCTTGCAAACGGTGCATCGCTGAAGGTATATGCAAGCCCCTATACCCCCTCGCTTGGCGACTGGGGTTTCCAATATCGCCCTGATACGGGCCATAACTTTGAGATTAGTAACGACGTCGACCTCGTTATGACGCATGGCCCGCCCAGGGGCATCATGGACACGACTTACTCGCGTGAGCGGGCCGGTTGCCCCAACCTCTTCGCGGCTATCGCTCGCGCACAACCACGGATGCACTTTTTTGGCCATATCCACGAAGGATGGGGTGCAAAGATGGTGGCATGGCGGGAAAGAATCAGCGTGGCGCCCTCGCATCTCACCGACATCGACAATGGAAGAACTACAGTGGTTGACAATCTTTCCAGGCTCAACCCTGGAACTCGAGTCCGCAAAACGAGCCTTTACGAGGTGTCCCCGGTCCTCTCGCAATCAGGCTCTCAGACACTCTTTGTTAACGCCGCTGTTGAGGGCACTGAGGAGTCTCCGGTGCAACCGCTGTGGCTTGTTGATTTTGGCCTTCCCCCTGCTGTATAA
- a CDS encoding 60S ribosomal protein uL4 (BUSCO:EOG0926354S;~COG:J;~EggNog:ENOG410PGJW;~InterPro:IPR002136,IPR013000,IPR025755,IPR023574;~PFAM:PF14374,PF00573;~go_component: GO:0005840 - ribosome [Evidence IEA];~go_function: GO:0003735 - structural constituent of ribosome [Evidence IEA];~go_process: GO:0006412 - translation [Evidence IEA]) → MASRPTVSIASGEGKPTGATAPLPAVFAAPIRSDIVQQVHTGMAKNKRQPYAVSEKAGEQTSAESWGTGRAVARIPRVSGGGTHRAGQAAFGNQCRSGRMFAPTKVWRKWHQRVNLGQRRFATASALAASSVPSLLFARGHRIANVPEVPLVVDSKTFENAAVTKTKTAVALLQALGAGSELVKVSKSRKIRAGKGKLRNRRFRQRRGPLVVYNPETDGKELVRAFRNIPGVETTSVFSLNLLQLAPGGHLGRFIVWTSSAFEALDTVYGTTNSPSALKKDFVLPSNLVANADLARLINSSEIQSVVRGPKGEARTKRANVQKKNPLRNKQVMLRLNPYAAAFSKEKLGQKSLDGGKPETTAESFLKTLHEE, encoded by the exons ATGGCCTCTCGTCCTACCGTCTCTATCGCCTCCGGCGAGGGCAAGCCCACCGGGGCCACTGCCCCTCTGCCGGCTGTTTTCGCCGCTCCCATCCGTTCGGATATCGTCCA GCAGGTCCACACCGGTATGGCGAAGAACAAGAGACAGCCTTACGCTGTGAGCGAGAAGGCTGGTGAACAGACCTCCGCTGAGTCCTGGGGTACCG GCCGTGCTGTCGCTCGTATTCCCCGTGTCTCCGGTGGTGGTACTCACCGTGCTGGTCAGGCTGCGTTCGGTAACCAGTGCCGTTCTGGTCGCATGTTCGCTCCCACCAAGGTCTGGAGAAAGTGGCACCAGAGGGTCAACCTTGGCCAGAG ACGTTTCGCTACTGCCTCTGCCCTGGCTGCTTCTTCCGtcccctctctcctcttcgccCGCGGTCACCGCATCGCCAACGTCCCCGAGGTTCCCCTCGTCGTTGACTCGAAGACCTTCGAGAACGCCGCTGTCACCAAGACCAAGACCGCCGTCGCTCTCCTCCAGGCTCTCGGTGCTGGTTCCGAGCTCGTCAAGGTCTCCAAGTCCCGCAAGATCCGTGCCGGTAAGGGTAAGCTGAGAAACCGCCGCTTCCGCCAGCGCCGCGGTCCTCTCGTCGTCTACAACCCCGAGACCGACGGCAAGGAGCTCGTCCGTGCCTTCCGCAACATCCCCGGTGTTGAGACCACCTCCGTCTTCtccctcaacctcctccagctcgcccCCGGTGGTCACCTCGGTCGCTTCATCGTCTGGACCTCCTCTGCCTTCGAGGCCCTTGACACCGTCTACGGCACCACGAACTCTCCTTCCGCTCTTAAGAAGGACTTTGTCCTCCCCTCCAACCTCGTCGCCAACGCCGACCTCGCCCGTCTCATCAACTCTTCTGAAATCCAGTCCGTCGTCCGCGGCCCCAAGGGTGAGGCCCGCACCAAGCGCGCCAACgtccagaagaagaaccctcTCCGCAACAAGCAGGTTATGCTGCGTCTTAACCCCTACGCTGCTGCGTTCTCTAAGGAGAAGCTTGGCCAGAAGTCTCTTGACGGTGGCAAGCCTGAGACCACGGCTGAGTCTTTCCTGAAGACTCTCCACGAGGAATAG